CTTTCGCTCCTCCGGTCGAGCTACTGCGCTCTTCGACTCGTTTACCTTCAGCCGAAGCCTTGAGGTCAGGAACCGGCATATACTGGCCATGACCCGTTCACCGGCACGGCGACTGCGAACATAAATATTGCAGTCATCCGCGTATCGGCAGAAACGATGACCCCGCCTCGTAAGTTCCTTGTCGAAATCGTCAAGCACCAGGTTGCTCAACAACGGAGAAAGTGGCCCCCCTTGGGGAGTCCCTTCGTCAATGGGGTTAACCAGACCGTCCTCCATCACCCCTGCGTTAAGAAACGCCCGGATGAGTTTAAGCACCCGCTTATCGGATACACGTACTGCGACTTTGGCCATAAGCAGGTCGTGATTAACTCGGTCGAAAAATTTTTCGAGGTCGATGTCAACCACGTAATTATAGCCCGCGGCGATGTAACGTTGCGCTTGAGCCACTGCTTGATGAGCTGAACGTCCCGGTCGGAATCCAAAGCTGTACTCGGAGAACGTCGGGTCCCACTGCTTTTGGAGAATCTGTAAAAGCCCTTGTTGGATCAGTCTGTCGATGACACAAGGCACACCGAGCTTTCTGACTCCGCCGTCCGGCTTCGGGATATTTACCCGTTTAACCGGTTGCGGGCTGTAGACTCCTTCGAGCAGTTGTTCCCGAATGGTTGACCAGTGCTCCTTGAGGTAGTCAGGGGCTTCGTCGATGGTCATACCATCCATCCCCGGGCCACCTTTGTTTTTACGGACGTGTCTCCACGCTATTTCGAGATTATTTCGATCACACACCTCCTCCATTAGCCGTTCTTTCCTTGCCGGGCTTTCGGGGGTTCGCTTCGCCGTGAGTGGTTCGATCCCTCGGCCGTTGGCGCCCAGGGGTTCACCCCGGCTCCCATCAGCAAAGGCCAGTTGCATTTGCATATACTGGGGTTTCTGCCGCTTTCCATTCATGAGTCACGAATCCTACTTGCCACTCCCAATCGTTCAGGCCTTCACCATGTCGTTTCGGCCTTGCGATCCCTGACTATTTCTGCCCTTTCGGGTCAGTGTCCCGATCGAGCGGGCCGGCCATCCATGCCTACTATGCCTTCTGCTGACTTCTGCGCCGTGATCTGGTTACCTCACGGCTCCCTCAGTCCCGGATTCGGGACGCGACGCAGACCTCCCGAGGTAAGTCCAACCGCCTTCACCGCACACCTGCCGGATCTACAGCCTTGGCCCTTGATGGATATGGACTTTGCGATTAGTTGCCCGCTCGTCCGACCAAGCCTGCCTATATCCGATTTCTGTTCGTCAGGTCGCGGCTTTGCTCCCCGCTTCCTTCAAACGTCACCTCACGATGACGCCCTTGCGTCTCGCTAATCCTTCACCTCCATCAGGCTGGATAGAGGACTTTCACCTCCAAACTGTTGAACATGCTCGGCACACAACTAAACCGCTGCGCGGTGGCCTCTGCTAACCCTCTTTTCCTTGGCAAAACTGGCCCATCACCCCGCCTTATTGAATCCTGATTTTCTTGTTAGCTCTT
This sequence is a window from Dehalococcoidia bacterium. Protein-coding genes within it:
- the ltrA gene encoding group II intron reverse transcriptase/maturase, translated to MNGKRQKPQYMQMQLAFADGSRGEPLGANGRGIEPLTAKRTPESPARKERLMEEVCDRNNLEIAWRHVRKNKGGPGMDGMTIDEAPDYLKEHWSTIREQLLEGVYSPQPVKRVNIPKPDGGVRKLGVPCVIDRLIQQGLLQILQKQWDPTFSEYSFGFRPGRSAHQAVAQAQRYIAAGYNYVVDIDLEKFFDRVNHDLLMAKVAVRVSDKRVLKLIRAFLNAGVMEDGLVNPIDEGTPQGGPLSPLLSNLVLDDFDKELTRRGHRFCRYADDCNIYVRSRRAGERVMASICRFLTSRLRLKVNESKSAVARPEERKFLGFSIANDGSERRIAPKAIDRFKTRTRELTRRTGGVSMPELIEKLVPYLIGWRGYFGFCQTPKVLSNLDAWIR